In a genomic window of Akkermansiaceae bacterium:
- a CDS encoding TIGR03663 family protein, producing MHTSSKVWLFFCWIAVIALAGTLRFDQLSDRPFHFDEATGARITSQRISASNSGAGYSFNPVHNHGPLLSAAAEPICKINGETSWQKMTKLSLRLVPAIAGTLLVMIPVFWRRRFGDTAMLVAAALLATSPLLVYYSRMFIHEMLLTLLGLAVVIVLFLRPKFSLTLKFAGIGGLVGLMFATKETFAISIIAWTAAGIVLAISNIRSINQHNTANNRKRLWRQYRDPAIAFLITAALSAGWYYTDGLSNLKGAWDAVRTFFVYKTTAGHDKPMLYYIGMLAVPTKGGIWWHELPVLVLALVALVRSYLPGKSHPNKHENIVRFVAYSAIIHLLIYSLISYKTPWLMCLPWAHFCLLAGLSFRGFSHWKLPVKAAATILLLGVLFQQQRLSGFAIGRFANDSRNPYAYTPTSRDVESLRAWLQELSKELPPGALEPIGVVGSEYWPLPWYLRDFESIGYWPEPAPAINGCPLVIAMPEMADAVTGQLKDTHTILPRTLRTNVPVMLYLRRDYWQQWITPDPSETP from the coding sequence ATGCATACCTCAAGCAAAGTCTGGCTCTTTTTCTGTTGGATCGCCGTGATCGCCTTGGCGGGTACGCTGCGTTTTGACCAGTTATCCGACCGGCCCTTCCATTTTGACGAGGCCACCGGCGCGAGGATCACCTCGCAGCGGATCTCCGCCTCCAACTCCGGCGCAGGTTATTCATTTAACCCGGTCCACAACCACGGCCCCCTGCTCAGCGCGGCGGCTGAACCGATTTGCAAGATCAACGGTGAAACATCGTGGCAGAAAATGACCAAGCTCAGCCTGCGGCTCGTGCCGGCGATTGCGGGCACACTGTTAGTCATGATTCCCGTATTCTGGCGCCGTCGCTTTGGTGATACCGCGATGCTGGTCGCGGCGGCGCTTCTGGCCACCTCTCCGCTGCTCGTTTATTACAGCCGTATGTTTATCCACGAAATGCTGCTGACCCTGCTTGGACTCGCTGTGGTGATTGTATTGTTTCTGCGTCCGAAATTCTCACTCACCCTCAAGTTTGCCGGCATCGGTGGACTGGTCGGGCTGATGTTCGCCACCAAGGAAACCTTTGCCATCAGCATCATTGCCTGGACCGCAGCAGGAATCGTTCTGGCCATTTCTAACATACGCAGCATCAACCAACACAACACGGCAAACAACCGCAAAAGACTGTGGCGGCAATACCGCGACCCGGCCATCGCGTTTCTGATCACCGCCGCGCTCAGTGCGGGATGGTATTACACCGATGGATTAAGCAACCTCAAGGGGGCTTGGGACGCGGTCCGCACCTTCTTTGTCTACAAAACCACCGCCGGTCACGACAAGCCGATGCTCTACTACATTGGAATGCTCGCCGTGCCCACCAAGGGAGGTATCTGGTGGCATGAATTGCCGGTTCTGGTCCTGGCACTCGTCGCACTGGTCCGTAGCTACCTGCCTGGGAAATCACATCCAAACAAGCACGAGAACATCGTCCGTTTTGTTGCCTATTCCGCCATCATCCACCTGCTCATCTACAGCCTGATTTCCTACAAAACCCCATGGCTGATGTGCCTGCCGTGGGCTCATTTCTGCCTACTCGCCGGGTTGAGCTTCCGTGGATTCTCCCACTGGAAACTCCCCGTCAAAGCCGCCGCCACCATTCTTCTGCTAGGCGTGCTTTTCCAACAGCAACGCTTGTCGGGCTTTGCCATCGGTCGCTTCGCCAACGATTCCCGCAACCCCTACGCCTACACCCCCACCAGTCGCGATGTCGAATCCCTACGGGCCTGGTTGCAAGAGCTCTCGAAAGAACTCCCGCCTGGTGCCTTGGAACCAATCGGTGTGGTAGGCAGCGAATACTGGCCACTGCCATGGTACCTGCGCGACTTTGAATCGATCGGATACTGGCCTGAACCCGCACCCGCGATCAACGGCTGTCCACTGGTCATAGCCATGCCTGAAATGGCTGACGCAGTCACTGGGCAGTTAAAGGATACCCACACCATCCTGCCGCGCACCCTGCGCACCAACGTCCCGGTCATGCTCTACCTGCGCCGGGACTACTGGCAACAATGGATTACACCCGACCCCTCGGAAACCCCATGA
- a CDS encoding FAD:protein FMN transferase, translating into MDYTRPLGNPMSLPAKPTTFPPHHLIHHEAMKTTYSLRLSTEDESLANSLACECIHLIDELEQKLSRYHEGGDVFRINHLQAGETLHISEQCHACLLLAMEAYLHTGGLFDPTLGTMIEHLKTGQDGTLPAPVGQLTVHPDTPAVTCNAPGRVIDLGGIGKGFTLDQLKELLSGHEIDGALLSAGASTHLAIGDASWPIDLSGAREVLRVDLKNEALSASGTIIQGSHIVHPDAHGANQPDHAAQHAMIWSRSPTAAFADAWSTALMLMSPEEIEQVASEETSLSAVYVENESGFQTYSAR; encoded by the coding sequence ATGGATTACACCCGACCCCTCGGAAACCCCATGAGTTTACCGGCCAAGCCCACCACTTTCCCGCCTCATCACCTGATTCACCACGAGGCGATGAAGACGACCTATTCCCTGCGGCTGAGCACGGAGGATGAGTCGCTGGCCAACAGCCTCGCCTGCGAATGCATCCACCTGATCGATGAACTGGAACAAAAACTGAGCCGCTACCACGAAGGCGGTGACGTGTTCCGCATCAACCACTTGCAAGCCGGCGAAACCCTGCACATCAGCGAGCAGTGCCATGCGTGTCTGCTGTTAGCCATGGAAGCATATCTCCACACCGGAGGTCTGTTCGATCCCACGTTGGGAACCATGATCGAACACCTGAAAACCGGCCAGGATGGCACCCTTCCCGCGCCCGTTGGTCAACTGACCGTGCACCCCGACACACCGGCCGTCACCTGTAACGCACCAGGCCGGGTGATCGACCTCGGCGGTATCGGCAAGGGCTTTACCCTCGACCAACTCAAGGAATTACTCAGCGGCCATGAGATCGACGGTGCTTTACTCTCGGCAGGAGCCAGCACCCACCTTGCCATCGGTGATGCAAGCTGGCCGATTGATCTCAGCGGAGCAAGGGAGGTGCTACGCGTTGATTTGAAAAACGAAGCCCTGAGCGCCTCCGGAACCATCATACAAGGCAGCCACATCGTGCATCCAGATGCGCATGGAGCCAACCAGCCAGACCACGCAGCCCAGCATGCGATGATCTGGTCGCGTAGTCCGACCGCCGCCTTTGCCGACGCCTGGTCGACCGCACTCATGCTGATGTCCCCGGAGGAAATCGAGCAGGTTGCCTCCGAGGAAACCTCCTTGTCCGCCGTGTACGTCGAGAACGAAAGCGGGTTTCAGACGTATAGCGCAAGGTAG
- a CDS encoding flippase-like domain-containing protein, whose amino-acid sequence MISKQKQGPGRRRGRRVATWASALLSAVILVALGMRLDWAVLLSELEKVRWSYIPLLVLITLATFWVRALRWRHLLSNGNEVSRVSLFEATLVGFTATFILPLRVGEVVRPWVLSRWQPVRFSAGLASVVVERAFDALTLLVLLGVTIAQLDSVPAIVSAGVKVVAALAVVIFVIMIAAYLGANQMVKLGEGMVTAVFGKKWPDFASRLVAMVEDFLTGLRGISSVRDLVWSVFWSVVLWGLFVGLYQVGLLGFGVEATMWVGVSVCVMIALAVAAPGAPGFVGTFQLGCVVALALFGYPEEFGIAYSIVLHALQAITVVACGFFILNRRGLNLSEIREKSRTAL is encoded by the coding sequence ATGATTTCCAAACAAAAACAGGGGCCGGGTCGTCGCCGGGGCCGTCGGGTTGCGACCTGGGCCAGCGCCTTGCTCAGTGCTGTGATACTGGTGGCATTGGGAATGCGGCTCGACTGGGCGGTATTGCTTAGCGAGCTGGAAAAGGTGCGCTGGTCGTATATTCCCCTGTTAGTATTGATCACGCTGGCCACCTTCTGGGTGCGGGCCCTGCGATGGCGGCATTTGCTGTCCAACGGCAACGAGGTATCCCGGGTCAGTTTGTTTGAAGCAACCTTGGTCGGGTTTACCGCGACGTTTATTCTGCCTCTGCGTGTCGGGGAGGTGGTCCGTCCCTGGGTGCTGAGCCGATGGCAACCGGTCAGGTTTTCAGCGGGCTTGGCCAGTGTGGTGGTGGAACGTGCCTTTGATGCACTTACCTTGTTGGTTTTGTTAGGTGTGACCATCGCCCAATTGGATTCGGTGCCAGCCATTGTCTCGGCAGGAGTCAAAGTAGTGGCCGCTCTCGCCGTTGTCATTTTTGTGATCATGATCGCCGCCTACCTGGGGGCAAACCAGATGGTCAAGCTGGGTGAGGGGATGGTCACTGCCGTATTTGGCAAAAAGTGGCCGGACTTTGCCAGTCGGCTCGTGGCTATGGTGGAGGATTTCCTGACCGGGCTGCGCGGGATTTCCAGCGTGAGGGATCTGGTGTGGTCGGTATTCTGGTCGGTCGTTTTATGGGGTTTGTTCGTCGGGCTTTATCAGGTCGGGTTGTTGGGTTTTGGCGTGGAAGCGACGATGTGGGTCGGGGTGAGCGTGTGTGTGATGATAGCACTGGCCGTGGCTGCACCGGGGGCACCGGGGTTTGTCGGCACCTTTCAACTTGGTTGTGTGGTGGCACTGGCTCTCTTTGGCTACCCGGAGGAGTTTGGTATCGCCTACTCGATCGTGCTCCATGCATTGCAAGCTATCACGGTGGTGGCATGTGGATTTTTCATCCTGAACCGGCGGGGACTGAATCTATCGGAGATTCGTGAAAAAAGTAGGACAGCTTTGTAA
- a CDS encoding helix-turn-helix domain-containing protein, producing MYPKTVRWSDADEAFVGTVHGLVGDCCHGDDPYDVYRQCEEIARECVEAAFSIKKELPPPPDHIKPIRPLPVPDPAVIRKALGLSQVEFSRFLGISPKTLHKWEQKTSSPSGAARSLLKIAAEEPKTVLQVLGG from the coding sequence ATGTATCCAAAAACTGTGCGATGGAGTGATGCTGATGAGGCCTTTGTCGGGACGGTTCATGGACTTGTAGGCGATTGTTGTCATGGCGATGATCCCTACGATGTATATCGGCAGTGCGAGGAAATTGCACGCGAGTGTGTCGAAGCCGCTTTTTCCATCAAGAAAGAACTCCCTCCGCCACCCGATCACATTAAACCGATCCGTCCACTACCGGTTCCGGATCCGGCTGTGATAAGGAAAGCTCTTGGCCTTTCCCAGGTTGAGTTTTCCCGCTTTCTGGGTATCAGCCCAAAAACCCTACACAAGTGGGAGCAAAAAACCAGCAGCCCGAGTGGGGCGGCTCGCTCCCTGTTGAAAATTGCCGCCGAAGAGCCCAAAACCGTTCTTCAGGTATTGGGTGGCTGA
- a CDS encoding type II toxin-antitoxin system HicA family toxin, with translation MPRKIKALIKDLKKAGFSQVTGGKGSYRKFVHGMVEGFALISGKEGDDAKPYQEKHIKEKIEESKK, from the coding sequence ATGCCTCGCAAAATCAAGGCGTTGATCAAAGACCTTAAGAAGGCTGGTTTCAGTCAAGTGACAGGGGGTAAAGGATCTTACCGGAAATTCGTTCACGGCATGGTTGAAGGATTTGCCCTCATTTCTGGCAAAGAGGGTGATGACGCAAAACCTTATCAAGAAAAGCACATCAAAGAAAAAATTGAAGAATCCAAAAAGTAA
- a CDS encoding von Willebrand factor type A domain-containing protein has protein sequence MNDNLHTYIEPELEARITALVLGEASDFEVDELERLIKEKPELAIFHRRVEVIHEWLGDAMQPQQDEQWQLSNDRRAELKKAFSRTGKTPTQQPAKSQRHRSIWKKQIRASVAIAACLMLCLILFMMATPVYKRSSVERFSPEIVTYQASEAEELLPLQENRRMMELQTPLPKEMIEGTPSPIHRPARTPWSGKDSSFRSLSETEEGKKEDNKENKKTVAKREMGRSVAKKPSSPSSSMARVIASNTNSPAAVPVPSVDMPIPEPSPDFGNGEDFGDGWGSGAADGSKVSGGSGGGSGDESGAADPFSSRAPGSTGKATSGLRSGDFATTRNSIDAILNNPDRTAPSERQDMPQPQIGQKMNWDAQAPIDSNGRMTLGDRDEKSASSYHFRLSGEAKKARTSQDNQFLYYSEYEPPELPNSIHRGGEFKGGSIAEKEMARRGATVIPEHADKAKDVRKGLYLGEGYLNLGKYEEAEKELQEALRVDPYNKQARRLLEKVAANKSDYYRAAYDHTRAELLKEVDKAWEMTVPPESQAAAMPSSRPTTTTPSPVTPKALPDETTTAATPFSTFSLNVADVSFKLAKVALLENGQWPDAAKVRTEEFVNAFDYGDPSPRRGEPVACAIEQSAHPFLQQRNLLRVGMKTASIGRSAPLRLTILLDNSGSMEREDREASVLAAIQVLAAQLGPQDVITLVGFARQPRLLADRISGDKAQKLVEIVANTPSEGGTNIEEALRLARTLAKRQHSEGAQDRVVLITDGVANLGNTIPEELSNQIVAMRQEGIAFDACGVGAEGLNDDILEALTRKGDGRYYFLNRAEDADSGFAKQLAGALTPAAKNVKVQVKFNPGRVTRYRLLGFEKHRLKKEDFRNDKVDAAEMAAEEAGNAVYQIQVNPQGTGELGEVFVRFLDAGSGRMVERSWPLPYEPQAPSFDLATPSMQLAGTAAMLGEKLHGTDAGSVRFSMISNTLNQLSGHFSSDAKVRDLISMCRKVK, from the coding sequence ATGAACGACAACCTCCACACCTACATTGAACCCGAGCTAGAGGCCCGGATCACCGCCCTTGTCCTAGGTGAGGCCAGTGACTTCGAGGTGGATGAGTTGGAGCGTCTGATCAAGGAAAAACCGGAACTTGCCATTTTTCACCGTCGGGTAGAGGTGATACACGAATGGCTGGGCGATGCGATGCAGCCACAGCAAGATGAACAATGGCAGCTGTCGAATGACCGCCGGGCGGAGTTGAAAAAAGCTTTTTCCAGGACTGGGAAAACACCGACCCAACAACCGGCAAAAAGCCAGCGGCACAGATCGATCTGGAAAAAACAAATCCGCGCCTCAGTCGCCATTGCCGCATGCCTGATGCTCTGCCTCATCCTCTTTATGATGGCCACCCCGGTTTACAAACGGTCATCAGTGGAGAGATTTTCTCCAGAAATAGTCACCTACCAGGCTTCGGAGGCTGAAGAGTTGTTACCCTTGCAGGAAAACAGGCGCATGATGGAGCTCCAAACACCTCTGCCCAAGGAAATGATAGAGGGAACCCCCTCTCCCATCCACCGGCCTGCCAGGACACCCTGGAGTGGGAAGGATTCATCCTTCCGAAGCCTCTCCGAAACAGAAGAAGGCAAAAAAGAAGATAATAAAGAAAATAAAAAAACCGTCGCCAAACGCGAAATGGGCCGATCCGTTGCAAAAAAACCGTCGTCACCCAGTTCATCGATGGCGAGGGTGATTGCATCTAACACAAACTCACCCGCAGCCGTGCCTGTGCCATCTGTCGATATGCCGATCCCCGAGCCATCACCCGATTTCGGCAACGGCGAAGACTTCGGCGATGGCTGGGGTAGCGGTGCAGCCGACGGTAGCAAAGTAAGCGGTGGTTCTGGCGGCGGCAGCGGAGATGAATCGGGAGCCGCCGACCCCTTTTCCTCTCGGGCGCCTGGTAGTACAGGTAAAGCTACAAGCGGGCTGCGCAGTGGTGATTTTGCCACCACCCGCAATTCCATTGATGCCATCTTGAATAATCCGGACCGGACGGCCCCCTCTGAAAGACAGGATATGCCTCAGCCTCAAATTGGTCAAAAAATGAATTGGGATGCCCAGGCACCGATCGATTCAAACGGCCGCATGACCCTAGGGGATCGTGATGAAAAATCGGCAAGCAGTTACCATTTCAGACTCTCCGGAGAAGCTAAAAAAGCAAGAACCAGCCAGGACAATCAATTTCTATATTACTCTGAGTATGAACCACCCGAGTTGCCCAATTCAATTCACAGGGGAGGTGAATTCAAGGGAGGCTCGATTGCAGAAAAGGAAATGGCAAGGAGGGGCGCCACCGTAATCCCTGAACATGCTGACAAAGCTAAAGACGTGCGCAAAGGCCTCTATCTGGGTGAAGGTTACCTTAACCTCGGCAAATATGAGGAAGCTGAGAAAGAGCTTCAAGAAGCACTGAGGGTCGACCCCTATAACAAACAAGCGAGACGTTTGTTAGAAAAGGTTGCTGCCAATAAATCCGATTATTATCGCGCCGCCTACGATCACACCCGTGCTGAACTCCTCAAGGAGGTCGATAAAGCCTGGGAGATGACCGTGCCTCCTGAAAGCCAAGCGGCAGCCATGCCGTCAAGTCGCCCCACAACCACCACCCCGTCCCCCGTCACTCCCAAAGCGCTGCCAGACGAAACCACAACGGCCGCCACTCCGTTTTCCACCTTCTCCCTCAACGTCGCCGATGTCTCCTTCAAGCTCGCCAAGGTGGCTCTGTTGGAAAATGGACAGTGGCCCGATGCCGCCAAGGTGCGCACCGAGGAATTTGTCAATGCCTTCGATTATGGCGATCCCTCACCACGACGCGGCGAGCCGGTTGCCTGTGCCATCGAACAATCAGCCCACCCGTTTTTACAGCAGCGGAATTTACTGCGCGTCGGTATGAAAACCGCCTCGATCGGTCGGTCTGCCCCGCTCCGCCTCACGATATTGTTAGACAACTCAGGCTCCATGGAACGTGAGGACCGCGAGGCTTCTGTGCTTGCCGCCATCCAGGTGCTGGCAGCGCAGCTGGGGCCGCAGGATGTGATCACGCTGGTGGGATTTGCGCGTCAGCCCCGGCTTCTGGCCGACCGCATAAGCGGCGACAAGGCGCAGAAGCTGGTTGAGATCGTCGCCAATACTCCGAGCGAAGGTGGAACGAACATCGAAGAGGCTTTGCGCCTCGCCCGCACACTGGCCAAACGACAGCACAGCGAGGGTGCCCAGGACCGCGTTGTCCTGATCACCGATGGAGTAGCCAACCTCGGCAATACCATCCCGGAGGAACTCTCTAACCAGATTGTCGCCATGCGCCAGGAGGGCATCGCCTTTGATGCCTGTGGCGTGGGTGCCGAGGGACTTAACGACGACATCCTCGAAGCCCTCACCAGAAAGGGGGACGGTCGCTACTACTTCCTCAACCGCGCCGAGGATGCCGATAGCGGCTTTGCCAAACAACTTGCCGGTGCCCTCACGCCAGCCGCGAAAAACGTCAAGGTGCAGGTCAAGTTCAACCCCGGCCGCGTAACGCGTTACCGCTTGTTAGGGTTCGAGAAACACCGCCTGAAAAAAGAGGACTTCCGTAACGACAAGGTGGACGCCGCTGAGATGGCCGCCGAGGAGGCCGGTAATGCCGTTTACCAAATTCAAGTCAACCCCCAGGGCACCGGGGAGTTGGGCGAGGTCTTCGTCCGGTTCCTCGATGCCGGTTCCGGTCGGATGGTCGAGCGCTCATGGCCACTTCCCTACGAGCCACAGGCACCGTCGTTTGACCTCGCCACACCCTCCATGCAGCTCGCAGGGACCGCTGCCATGCTCGGTGAAAAACTCCACGGCACCGATGCCGGCTCTGTCAGGTTCTCCATGATCTCAAACACACTCAACCAGCTCAGCGGTCACTTTTCCTCCGATGCCAAGGTCCGCGACCTCATCAGCATGTGCAGGAAGGTCAAGTAG
- a CDS encoding RNA polymerase sigma factor, producing MPNNAQNKVVRLQSTHSRSVKPEEKPSVESLFDAEESPLLRYAYSMVARREVAEEIVQDAFLKLHKHWQDIESPRAWLYRATRNLSLNHLRKHQRETLDNDPDCRENPLQQQPDDRLGRMEAIGTLRILIEELPPDDRALIHLKYHEDLSYGNIGEQLKLGTGNVGYKLHHLLKHLSQALQKAGITSSRG from the coding sequence ATGCCAAACAACGCGCAAAATAAGGTCGTGCGTCTTCAATCTACCCATTCAAGAAGCGTGAAACCTGAGGAGAAACCCAGCGTCGAATCCCTCTTCGACGCCGAGGAGTCACCGTTGTTGCGCTACGCCTACAGCATGGTGGCCCGTCGCGAGGTCGCCGAGGAAATCGTCCAGGACGCCTTCCTCAAGCTACACAAACACTGGCAAGACATCGAATCCCCCCGCGCCTGGCTCTACCGCGCCACCCGCAACCTCTCGCTCAACCACCTCAGGAAACACCAACGCGAAACCCTCGACAACGACCCGGACTGCCGGGAAAACCCGCTCCAGCAACAACCCGATGATCGCCTCGGCCGCATGGAGGCCATCGGCACTCTGCGCATCCTGATCGAAGAACTCCCGCCCGACGACCGCGCCCTGATCCATCTCAAGTACCACGAGGACCTCTCCTACGGCAACATCGGCGAGCAACTGAAACTCGGCACCGGCAACGTCGGCTACAAACTGCACCACCTCCTCAAGCACCTCTCCCAAGCCCTGCAAAAGGCAGGCATCACCTCCAGCCGGGGTTAA